DNA sequence from the Terriglobia bacterium genome:
CGCCACGGCGGTCGTGGAGAAGTGGGTCCGACTTCACCCGGAGCTCTGGCTCTGGATGCACCGGCGCTGGAAGACGACGCCGAGGGAACGAACCCCGTGAGCGCTCCGTCCGCCCGCGCCCTCCTGATGGACCGCGACGGAACCGTCTGCGACGAGGTCGGCTACGTGAACCACGTCAGCCGGATCCGGCTCCTGCCGCGGAGCGCCGCCGCGATCCGCCGGGCCCGGGAGGCGGGATTCAAGACCGTCGTGGTGACCAACCAGGCCGGGGTCGCCCGCGGCTACTTCACCGAGGACCTCGTCCATCGGGTGCACGATCGGGTGAGGGAGATGCTCGCGGCGGAGGGCGCCGTGCTGGACGCGATCTACTACTGCCCGCACCACCCCGACGCCGGCGACGGGCCGTACCGCAAGGACTGCGAATGCCGGAAGCCGCGCCCCGGCATGCTGCTGCGCGCCCGGGACGAGCTGGGCATCGACCCGACGCGCTCCTACATGATCGGCGACTCGATCCGGGACGTCGAGGCCGGGCGGCGGGTCGGTGTCACGACGATCCTGGTGTTGACGGGGTACGGGCGAGGCGAGATCGAGCACCGCGCCGCCCGTTGGCCGGCGCGGCCGGACCACGTCGCGGAGGATCTGCTGGACGCCGTCGAGTGGATCCTCGGTCGGGACGGCGGCGCGGGCGCGCCGGGAGCCGCGCCTTGAGCGCCGCGCGGACGGCCGACGCCTCGCACCTCCGAGCGGTCGTGGACCGGTTCGCGGGACGTCGGGTCGTGGTGCTCGGCGACCTGGTGGCGGACGAGTTCGTCAACGGCGACATCGCCCGCATCTCTCGGGAAGCCCCGGTGCTGATCCTCGAGCGCCTCGAGACCGTGTCGGTGCCCGGCGGCGCAGGGAACGCGGTCGCGAACCTCCGCGCCCTCGATGCCCGGCCGGTCCCCGTCGGAATCGTCGGGCGGGACGAGCCCGGCGCGAGGCTTCTCGCGCATTTGAGGACGATCGGGGTGCCAACGACCGCCATCGCCGTCGCGCGGGGGTACGAGACCCCGTCCAAGAGCCGGATCGTCGCGGGGGGCGTCCACACGCGGCGACAGCAGATCGTGCGGCTCGATCGAGGAGCGACTCACGGCGATCTGCCGACTCCGGTGTCGGCGGGTGTCGCCGCTCGCGCGAGGCGAGCGCTCGCCGGGGCCGAAGGGCTCCTCGTCGGCGACTACGGCTACGGAGCCGGCGCTCCCGCGGTCGTCCGAGCCGCCGTCGCCGGGAGGAGGCCGACGACGACGGTGGACTCCCGCGCCCGGGT
Encoded proteins:
- a CDS encoding HAD family hydrolase, giving the protein MDRDGTVCDEVGYVNHVSRIRLLPRSAAAIRRAREAGFKTVVVTNQAGVARGYFTEDLVHRVHDRVREMLAAEGAVLDAIYYCPHHPDAGDGPYRKDCECRKPRPGMLLRARDELGIDPTRSYMIGDSIRDVEAGRRVGVTTILVLTGYGRGEIEHRAARWPARPDHVAEDLLDAVEWILGRDGGAGAPGAAP